From Paenibacillus graminis:
CAGAGTTCGTAAACCTGGCTCCGGCCGGCGATTCCCAGGAGGGGATTATCTCGCAAAGCGTGTCTGAAATCTATGAAAAAGCCAGAGCGCAGGCGGTAATGAACGCAGGCAGCGAAGCAGAGGTGCTTGCCATTCTGGACAAAGCGGACAAGGATGCCCAGGCTGTGGGCTATGCCGATCTGCTGGCCTTCAAAACCCGGAAGTGGCAGGAGAACCTGAGCAAGCTGAAGTAATCGGACTCGGGTAATAGGGTAAAATCACAATCTAATACTGCGCTTGCCGGGTACTGAAGCTGGCAATGGACATGAGGTCCCGGCAGCGCTACAGGAGCGGGAGACATTGAACTACTATTTGGGTGTTGATGGAGGAGGCAGCAAGACGCTGGCTGTTGTGACGGACCAGGATGGAAAGGTTATGGGCCGTGCGGCAACGGGCTGCGGCAACCATCAATCCGGAGCCGCGATAGCTGAACAGAATATCCGGCTGGCGGTGGATGAGGCGCTTCACGCTTCGGGCTTGACAAAAGAGAGGATCACATACTCCACGTTCGGTCTGGCGGGAGCCGACCGGGAGGCGGACTATCAGGTGCTGCGGCCGATGATTGCAGGCCTTGGCCTGGAGCGGCATCACATTGTATGCGATACGGTCATTGGTTTGCGTGCCGGAACGCGGCAGTCCCATGGGGTAGTGGTCATCTGCGGAACAGGTACCAACTGCTATGGAATCAATAGGGAGGGGCATGAGCTGCAGGTCGGCGGCTTCGGCTATGCCTTTGGTGATTTTGGCGGCGGTGGAGAGCTGGCCGTAGAAGTATTCCGCTCCGTGATCCGGGCATGGGAAGGGCGTGAACAACCGACAAGGCTGTCCCAGGCCACACTGAATCTGCTGGGATTCGCATCTACAGAAGCGATGTTCCATCATTATCTGGATCATGGCATGCGGGCCCCGCTTGAGATTGCCAAGCTGCTGTTTGAAGTTGCAGAGCACGATGAACTCGCCCGTGATATCCTTCGGAGGCAAGGCCGGGAGCTGGGAATTGCCGCAAGTGCGGTGATCCGCAAGCTGGGCATGCAGCAGGACAGCTTCGATCTGGTAATGGCCGGAAGCCTATTGACCAGGGGCGACAGCCGGTTTATCTCCCCTTACATTGAGGCGGAAGTATGTGCAGCAGCTCCGGGCTGCCGGCTTATGGTGCTCAGACTTGAACCTGTGGCAGGAGCGTTATTCATGGCTATGGAAAAGAGCGGGAATCCGGTAGGCGAATCCGTCTATCATGAGCTTGATGAGCAATTATCGGTACAGGAGGCGAATGCGCTATGGCACAAAAATTGAAGGTAGCCGTAATTGGGGGAGGCTCCTCATATACACCAGAGCTGATCGAAGGCTTCATTCTGAATTATTCCACTTTTCCAGTAAGAGAAATTGTGCTGGTTGATATCGAAGAAGGCTTCCGCAAGCTGTCCATTGTAGGCCAGCTTGCCCAGCGGATGGTCGCGAAATCCGGACTTCCGATTGAAGTGAAGCTGACGCTTGACCGGCGTTCGGCGCTTGCCGGAGCAGACTTTGTCTCGACCCAGATGCGCGTGGGTATGCTGGAAGCCCGCGGCTGGGATGAGACGATCCCGCTGAAGTACGGCATGATCGGCCAGGAAACAACCGGCCCGGGAGGAATGATGAAGGCGCTGCGCACGATTCCGGTGCTGCTGGGGATCGCCCGGGACATGGAAGAGCTGTGCCCGGATGCCTGGCTGCTGAATTTCACCAATCCGGCGGGAATGGTGACGGAGGCCATCAACAAGCACTCCGGCATTAAGTCGATCGGGTTATGCAATTCCCCCATTGCGGCTTATAAATGGCTTTCGTCACTCTATCAGGTCCCCCAGAGCCGGATTTATTGCGAGTTTGCCGGTCTCAATCATCTGCACTTTATCAGCAAGATTACGATTGACGGGAAATCCAAGCTCCCCGAGCTTCTGGCGAACAGGGATGGATACTCGGCGCGGAATGTGCCTCAGTATGAATGGAATGCCAGCCTGCTGCGTTCGCTGGGTTCGATTCCCTCCTATTATTTGAAATATTTCTATTTGCAGCGGGAGATTCTGGAGGAGCAGCTGGCATCAGCAGCCAAAGGAGAAACAAGGGCGGAGGTTGTGCAGCGGCTGGAAGATGAGCTGTTTGAGCTGTATCAGGATGTGAATCTGGCCGAGAAGCCGAAGCAGCTGGAGCTGCGCGGCGGAGCGTATTACTCGGAGGCAGCGGTCCGGCTGATGAATTCGCTGTACAACAACTCCGGCGATATCCAAACGCTTAACGTGGCAAACCGGGGGATTCTTGATTTCCTCCCGGACGACGCCTGTATCGAAGTGAACTGTAAAGTGCTGAAGAATGGACCTGTCCCTATGCCGGTAACGGTTGTGCCTCCTGCCGTGAAAGGGTTGATACATGCCGTCAAAACCTATGAGCAGCTCGCGATTGAGGCGGCAGTCAGCGGCAGCAGGGACATGGCATTGACTGCATTGGCACATCATCCGCTGGTGCCGTCTGTGAATGATGCAGAGGCGATGCTAAATGAGATGCTGGAGCGGAACAAGGCTTATCTGCCGCAGTTTTTTCAGCCTGGCGCTGGACAGTAAGGGCTGGAACTGTAATTAATGGGGTTGCGTGATTGCACTTTCTGCAATAGAATGCTGCTATCCTGAGCATTCTATAGCTTTCGTCGTTGACCCACCTCCGGACGCATTATAAAATCAATGTGTGAATATCCATCAAAATCACATTGAAATTGGCGCATTTGCCGTTGATTAGGAGGTGGAAGTGATGTACCCGATTTTTGATTTCTTACTCAAAAAGCTCCATGCAAAGCCTGTGGGACCCAAGGCGAAGCTTGCATGGAGCGAATAAAATTCGCCTGGATTCAGGAATGAATGGTTAACCCCGCAGGCTTTGCCCTTAAAAGATCAAAATCATTTTAAGGAGCGGAGCCTTTATGGAATATGTAAAAGCGGCAGAGGTGTTACCGGAGTGGTTGCTGAGAGAGATTCAGCAGTATATTCAAGGGGAATTCGTGTATATTCCCACCCTTCCCAGCAGACGGAGAAAATGGGGCGAGAGCTCCGGTGCTGCACAGTATTATCAGGAGCGCAACGAAGAAATCCGCAGAATTTTCCGTACCGGCGCCAGTGTGGATGAGCTGTCCGGGAAATACGGATTGTCCGTAGATAGCATCAAGAAAATAATATATTCCAAGAAATAACTGGACACCCGCAGAATAGATCTGCGGGTGTTTGATGTGGAATGGGCCGCGTAACCGGCCGAGTTCTATGGGAAAAAACTTTTTACATACGAACTTGGCATACCGCTGCATCACCTATCGTTTTACCATAAAGACAATATCATACTGAGGGAGAGGGGTACATATGGGGACCCAATATAGAGCCTATTCGTCGGACGACATGATGAAAGTGAGCCGGTTTCTTTCACATGCGCATTCAAGGCTTAACCGGCCGAGCAGCTGGACAATTGCCCGTTTTCAGTTCGAGATTTTTTTCTATCAGCTGAGAGCGGGATTGCTTCCCGAGTGGGAACAAAATATCGGGCTATGGGAGCACGATAATGGTGAACTGGCTGCCGTCGTTTGCAGGGATGGGGATTTCTACTTCCAACTGGATACGGAGCATCCGCAGGAGGAGCTACTGCGTGAGATGTTCGGATTCATTGAAGCGAAGTCTGCGCCGGGTGCCGTGAAGCTGGCGGTTCCCAAACTAATGCCAAAGCTGCAAGAGATGGCTCACAGCAGAGGATATGTGCTTCTCCCGAACGAAAGTGATAATGTTGTCTCTATCAAGCTGGAGGAGGATCTCCAGGTGGTTATCCCTGCGGGCTTCTCGCTTCAATGCGGGGAAGAGGTATCGGACCAGGCGAAAGCACAGGGACATATCATGGCGTTTAACTATCCAGGCACTGCTCATGCAGAGGAGATGCTGCGATTATACGGGGGAATCCGCCAAGCACCAGGCTACTGTCCAGAGCTGGACTTGTCTCTGGTTAACGGGCAGGGAGAGGTCGTCGCGTTCTGCAATGCTTTTGTGGACGAGGTGAACCGGATTGGAATTCTTGAACCTGTGGGAACCCATGCTGCTTATCGGAAGAGGGGGCTCGGCCAGGCTGTTATCTATGAAGCGCTGAACCGCCTGCGTTCACTCGGTATGGTTAAGGTATATACAGGTCCTATGCAGCCATTCTACCAGCATATCGGGTTTGAGATGGATGTGGAGTTCGGGGTGTGGAAGAAGGAAGGATAGCTCGGAGTAATCATAGTGCAAATAAACAGTTAAGCAGTATTGACTCTCCTCTTAGGGGAGCCTGTAAACTCATCAAGGAAAGGAGGAATCAGAATGCTGTACACAGTAAAGGATGTAGCCGTACTGTCCGGAACTACGGTGAAAGCCCTGCATCATTATCACAAAATGGGTCTGCTGATGCCAGCAGAGGTCAGCGAAGCCGGATACCGGCTGTACGGGATGGCGGAGCTGGAGCGCTTGCAGCAAATTATGCTCTATAAGGAGCTGGACTTCACGCTTGAGCAGATTGGGCAGCTGCTGGAGGAGGAGCCGGAGCGCTTATCTATTCTTGTGGAGCAGGAAAAGCTCCTGCTGCTGCGCAGACAGAGGCTCGATACAATTATTGAAACCTTGCGGAAATCGATAACAAGCAGAGAAAGAGGCGAGATCATGAAAGATACAGAAATGTTCAAGGGACTTGCTAGTGAGCAAGAATGGAAAGCGGCCCTGCAGGAGCAGGGAGAACACTTAAAAGAATCGTACGATTATGACTTGATGGCTGACGGTGCTCCGGTTGATGTCCAGCACATGAACGATATGGCAGCGGAAGCCGCAGCATTTATGACGGCTATGGCAGATGCTCTGCGGTCGGGAGTAAAGGCAGGAGATGTGAGCACAGTGGAATTCATCCGCAACCATCTGGATTTTTTGGGACAGCACGGGCACCCAATGTCTGCTGCGGATTTTGCCGCGCAGAACCGCTTTTTCCTAAGGGATGACTTCCATCTCCGCATGCTTGAAGGGCAGCAGACCGGACTGGCGTACTATCTGAGCGCGGCAGCCGATGCGTTTGCGGCACAGCAGCAATAGGCTAGTATAGCAACAGTTCTAAATCTGTAAATAAGGACGGACCCTCCGTGGTTCGATGAAGAGAAACAACATCAAGCGAGTCTGCTCCTTACAAACCGTAAAACCTTTATTTTCACAAAAACAATGTGGAGAGCAAGTAGGTAGTGTGCAAAGCAAGCGACAAGTATGCAGAGCAAGAGGGGGCCACAGTTTCTGCGGTTCCCTCTTGCTGTCTGTTATGTCTGAAGCTGGTTGAATTTGGCCTGCAGCCATTGTGCAGATTGTTTCATGTAAGCCAGTTGATCCGCAGCGTCAAAATGCTCAATGGCTGCCGTGTTTTTGTACCCGATAGCCACTAGCCGCTCTAAGATCTCTTGCACCGGAATGCAGCCGGAGCCGACAGGAGAAGGAAACAGCCTGGTCCCGTCTGTGCTGATTTTCGGAACTTCACCAGGATGTTCTTCGAGTGAGCGGTCTTTACAGTGAACATGAACAATTCTTGATTTCAGCTTCTCGAAGGCTTCCAGCGCATCTTCGCCCCGGTAGATGAAATTCCCTGTATCGAAGGTGATGCCAAGCTTTGGAACCTCATTCAGGAACCACAGCAGTTCTTCGGAAGTGGAGAATGGCGCCCGGCTGTCATCGAAATCCTCCATCGTGACAACAATACCTGTGCGCTCTGCATACTCGCACATTTCCCTGAGTGCCGCAGCCATGTGCCGCAGCGAGCGTTTCCGCAGCTCCTGGTCTGCCGATTCACCGGTGAAACCGGGAATCACAAGAACTTTGCCCGCACCCAAAAATTCAGCCGTATCAATGAATGCAAGGCCGGGCTGGACATCGGAAGCATTGCCGAAATCAAAAAAAGCGTACATGGAAGCCACAGACATTCCGGCT
This genomic window contains:
- a CDS encoding N-acetylglucosamine kinase: MNYYLGVDGGGSKTLAVVTDQDGKVMGRAATGCGNHQSGAAIAEQNIRLAVDEALHASGLTKERITYSTFGLAGADREADYQVLRPMIAGLGLERHHIVCDTVIGLRAGTRQSHGVVVICGTGTNCYGINREGHELQVGGFGYAFGDFGGGGELAVEVFRSVIRAWEGREQPTRLSQATLNLLGFASTEAMFHHYLDHGMRAPLEIAKLLFEVAEHDELARDILRRQGRELGIAASAVIRKLGMQQDSFDLVMAGSLLTRGDSRFISPYIEAEVCAAAPGCRLMVLRLEPVAGALFMAMEKSGNPVGESVYHELDEQLSVQEANALWHKN
- a CDS encoding 6-phospho-beta-glucosidase; the protein is MAQKLKVAVIGGGSSYTPELIEGFILNYSTFPVREIVLVDIEEGFRKLSIVGQLAQRMVAKSGLPIEVKLTLDRRSALAGADFVSTQMRVGMLEARGWDETIPLKYGMIGQETTGPGGMMKALRTIPVLLGIARDMEELCPDAWLLNFTNPAGMVTEAINKHSGIKSIGLCNSPIAAYKWLSSLYQVPQSRIYCEFAGLNHLHFISKITIDGKSKLPELLANRDGYSARNVPQYEWNASLLRSLGSIPSYYLKYFYLQREILEEQLASAAKGETRAEVVQRLEDELFELYQDVNLAEKPKQLELRGGAYYSEAAVRLMNSLYNNSGDIQTLNVANRGILDFLPDDACIEVNCKVLKNGPVPMPVTVVPPAVKGLIHAVKTYEQLAIEAAVSGSRDMALTALAHHPLVPSVNDAEAMLNEMLERNKAYLPQFFQPGAGQ
- a CDS encoding CD3324 family protein; amino-acid sequence: MEYVKAAEVLPEWLLREIQQYIQGEFVYIPTLPSRRRKWGESSGAAQYYQERNEEIRRIFRTGASVDELSGKYGLSVDSIKKIIYSKK
- a CDS encoding GNAT family N-acetyltransferase, with protein sequence MGTQYRAYSSDDMMKVSRFLSHAHSRLNRPSSWTIARFQFEIFFYQLRAGLLPEWEQNIGLWEHDNGELAAVVCRDGDFYFQLDTEHPQEELLREMFGFIEAKSAPGAVKLAVPKLMPKLQEMAHSRGYVLLPNESDNVVSIKLEEDLQVVIPAGFSLQCGEEVSDQAKAQGHIMAFNYPGTAHAEEMLRLYGGIRQAPGYCPELDLSLVNGQGEVVAFCNAFVDEVNRIGILEPVGTHAAYRKRGLGQAVIYEALNRLRSLGMVKVYTGPMQPFYQHIGFEMDVEFGVWKKEG
- a CDS encoding MerR family transcriptional regulator, encoding MLYTVKDVAVLSGTTVKALHHYHKMGLLMPAEVSEAGYRLYGMAELERLQQIMLYKELDFTLEQIGQLLEEEPERLSILVEQEKLLLLRRQRLDTIIETLRKSITSRERGEIMKDTEMFKGLASEQEWKAALQEQGEHLKESYDYDLMADGAPVDVQHMNDMAAEAAAFMTAMADALRSGVKAGDVSTVEFIRNHLDFLGQHGHPMSAADFAAQNRFFLRDDFHLRMLEGQQTGLAYYLSAAADAFAAQQQ
- a CDS encoding sugar phosphate isomerase/epimerase family protein; this translates as MMQISVFYNHIVTASKQTGLPLPEVLGLARGYGIQAVELDLDEVQPNPEAMKKLLEQAGMSVASMYAFFDFGNASDVQPGLAFIDTAEFLGAGKVLVIPGFTGESADQELRKRSLRHMAAALREMCEYAERTGIVVTMEDFDDSRAPFSTSEELLWFLNEVPKLGITFDTGNFIYRGEDALEAFEKLKSRIVHVHCKDRSLEEHPGEVPKISTDGTRLFPSPVGSGCIPVQEILERLVAIGYKNTAAIEHFDAADQLAYMKQSAQWLQAKFNQLQT